The Perognathus longimembris pacificus isolate PPM17 chromosome 3, ASM2315922v1, whole genome shotgun sequence nucleotide sequence GGCTATAGATGAAGGGGTTCAGCATGGGGGTGACCACTGTGTACATCAGTGAAGCTGTGGCCGTCAAGTGTGAGTTTTGGGTCAGCGCAGAGCTGAGGTACACACCCAGGAGCGTGCAATAAAACAAGGAGACCACAGAGAGGTGAGACACGCAGGTGGAAAAGGCCTTGTACTTCCCCTGGGCTGATGAGATTTTACAGATGGCAGCCACAATCTTAGAGTAAGAATAAATGATACCAGTGAAGGGACCCACAGCCAGCAGCAGAGCAGTGACATAGATCACCAGGTCGTTAAGGAAGGTGCCGGAACATGCGTGATGGACCACCTGATTGAGTTCACAGAAATAGTGAGGGATTTCCAAGTGTGCACAGAAGGACAGCCGCAACCCCAGGAGAGTATGGAGCAAGGAATTCAAGACGCCTATAATCCAGCATCCCAGAACCAAAAAGCcacagagccagtggctcatgatgaCTGTGTAGTGCAAAGGGTGACAGATGGCCATGTATCTGTCATAGGCCATCACTGTCAACAGGAAAATTTCCAACCCTGAGAAAAGCAACAAGAAATACATCTGGGCAATACAGCCCGCATAACTAATACTTTGGCTGTGGGTCTGCATGTTGAGCAGCATCTTGGGGACAGTGGTGGAGGTGAAGCAGACATCCACGAAGGACAGGTtggagaggaagaagtacatgggcgtGTGTAGATGGGGATCTGCCTTGATGGCCAGGACAATGAGCAGATTCCCAAGCACGGTGATCAGATACACAGACAGGAAGAGGCCGAATAGGAGAGGGTGGATTCGTGGATCTTGGTTGGAAAATCCCAGAAGAAGGAATTCTGAGAGTTGGGTGTCATTCTCTGGTTCCATGTGTTTGATGTGACTACCACCCAAAAAAAGAcatcaaaaaagacaaagaatatgGTATGAATATGCATGAATCACTTGGCATAAATTTTGCCTTTTTTGGCCTCTCACATCCTgaacaagcactgtaccaccaatCTACATGCCTCCCTCTAACCTTCTATAAATCAAGAaattggccaggtgctggtggctcatgtctgtcatcctagctattcagaagactgagagctgaggattgcagttcaaaaccagccctagcaggaaagtccatgagattcttatttccaatgaaccaccagaaaaccagaagtggcactatggctcaagtggtagagcattagccttgaactgaagagctcagggacggcacccaggctgagttcaaaccccacaactaacaaaagagaaaggaattgagggagggagggacagagggacagagggatggagggaagaggaaaaaaggaacaaaagaaagctcCACATTTTGCAGATGAATCTGATCCACTTTAAAGCATGTCTAGTGTCATTTCTGATGAGAAATTCCTGTCTCATGTGTCATTTTTGCTCATAGTAAAACCATGTGTTCAAATATAATAATGAGAAAAGCTACATGca carries:
- the LOC125347703 gene encoding olfactory receptor 7A17-like; its protein translation is MEPENDTQLSEFLLLGFSNQDPRIHPLLFGLFLSVYLITVLGNLLIVLAIKADPHLHTPMYFFLSNLSFVDVCFTSTTVPKMLLNMQTHSQSISYAGCIAQMYFLLLFSGLEIFLLTVMAYDRYMAICHPLHYTVIMSHWLCGFLVLGCWIIGVLNSLLHTLLGLRLSFCAHLEIPHYFCELNQVVHHACSGTFLNDLVIYVTALLLAVGPFTGIIYSYSKIVAAICKISSAQGKYKAFSTCVSHLSVVSLFYCTLLGVYLSSALTQNSHLTATASLMYTVVTPMLNPFIYSLRNQDIKRALKILFWRATRKEMVGSSQ